In the Duncaniella freteri genome, one interval contains:
- a CDS encoding YeiH family protein, whose protein sequence is MFTEKRSSMLHGILLIALFSCAAFYIGEAQIFKEISFSPMIIGIILGMLYANSLRNHLPETWVPGIQFCAKKILRLGIILYGFRLTFQDIIDVGVAGILIDVIIVFVTIIGGVYLGKLLKMDRDIALLTSIGSGICGAAAVLGAESTIQTKPYKTAVAVATVVIFGTISMFIYPIAYRSGFLGLTPDEMGIYAGATLHEVAHTVGAGNAMGTEISNVAIIVKMIRVMLLVPVLFSLGYWIALQAPKAGNASASKGKVAVPWFALGFLAVIGFNSLNLLPQAAVDTINYIDTFLLTMAMVALGAETSIDKFKKAGAKPFILAFLLYIWLLAGGWALSKYIAPLFL, encoded by the coding sequence ATGTTTACAGAAAAAAGGAGTAGCATGCTTCATGGCATACTGCTGATTGCTCTATTCTCATGCGCCGCTTTCTACATCGGAGAAGCACAAATATTTAAGGAGATATCATTCAGTCCGATGATCATAGGCATCATACTCGGTATGCTTTATGCCAACAGCCTCAGAAACCACCTGCCTGAAACATGGGTGCCTGGAATACAATTCTGCGCCAAGAAGATATTGCGCCTTGGAATCATACTCTATGGTTTCCGACTCACATTCCAGGATATAATCGATGTAGGAGTCGCAGGGATACTGATTGATGTCATAATAGTGTTCGTGACTATTATCGGAGGCGTATATCTCGGCAAACTGTTGAAAATGGACCGCGACATAGCCCTTCTCACATCCATCGGAAGCGGGATATGCGGTGCGGCAGCAGTGCTCGGAGCCGAATCGACAATACAGACAAAACCTTACAAGACTGCTGTAGCAGTAGCAACAGTTGTGATATTCGGCACAATATCAATGTTCATCTATCCTATAGCCTACCGTTCAGGGTTTCTGGGACTGACACCGGATGAAATGGGGATATATGCCGGGGCCACTCTTCATGAAGTGGCACACACCGTAGGCGCAGGCAATGCCATGGGTACAGAGATCTCCAATGTGGCAATCATTGTGAAGATGATACGCGTGATGCTGCTCGTCCCTGTGCTTTTCAGTCTCGGATACTGGATAGCACTACAAGCACCAAAGGCAGGCAACGCATCTGCCTCCAAAGGCAAAGTCGCCGTCCCTTGGTTTGCGCTTGGATTCCTTGCCGTCATCGGATTCAACTCCCTGAACCTATTGCCCCAGGCAGCTGTCGATACCATAAACTACATCGACACATTCCTCCTCACAATGGCAATGGTAGCCCTCGGAGCCGAGACAAGCATTGACAAATTCAAAAAAGCAGGTGCAAAACCCTTTATACTCGCATTCCTGCTATATATATGGCTCCTTGCCGGAGGTTGGGCGTTATCGAAATATATCGCTCCACTATTTTTATAA
- a CDS encoding ribonuclease Z, protein MAKFQVNILGCGSATPSARHQQSCQVVDFRDKLFMIDCGEGAQSGFRRMGLKFSRLSHIFISHLHGDHVFGLPGLLSTMSLHDIQGTVTIHIFREGAELLKSWMDFFNRQCSFNIVYDIIEPGERRVIYEDSGLTVETFPLYHRLPCSGFIFREKPKLRHLRGDMVKFLSIPISLLQGIKEGADYVKPDGIVIPNDRLTTPPDPSVSYAYCSDTMYNPRVVKDIAGVNTVYHEATYHSSLTSTAKERGHSTASEAATVARDAGASRLIIGHFSKRYIQGEKPLLDEAAAIFPSTILANEGLRIDLE, encoded by the coding sequence ATGGCAAAATTTCAGGTCAACATACTTGGCTGCGGATCAGCTACACCATCGGCACGACATCAACAGTCGTGCCAGGTGGTGGATTTTCGTGATAAATTATTCATGATTGACTGCGGAGAGGGAGCACAATCGGGATTCCGACGCATGGGTCTGAAATTTTCAAGACTAAGCCACATCTTCATATCCCATCTTCACGGCGATCATGTGTTCGGGCTTCCAGGATTGCTTTCCACAATGTCGCTACACGATATTCAAGGGACTGTCACCATACACATATTCCGCGAAGGAGCCGAACTTCTCAAATCATGGATGGATTTCTTCAACCGCCAATGCTCCTTCAATATTGTCTATGACATCATTGAGCCGGGAGAACGCCGAGTGATATATGAGGATTCAGGACTGACTGTAGAAACATTCCCACTGTATCACCGACTTCCATGCTCAGGATTTATATTCCGCGAAAAGCCCAAACTGAGGCATCTCAGAGGTGATATGGTAAAATTTCTCTCCATACCCATATCACTCCTGCAAGGCATTAAGGAAGGAGCCGACTATGTGAAACCCGACGGCATTGTGATTCCCAACGACCGCCTCACAACCCCTCCTGACCCGAGCGTGAGCTATGCCTATTGCAGCGACACCATGTACAACCCTCGTGTCGTCAAGGATATTGCCGGAGTCAACACAGTGTACCACGAAGCTACCTACCACTCCTCACTCACATCCACAGCCAAAGAGAGAGGACATTCCACTGCCTCAGAGGCAGCAACTGTAGCACGCGATGCCGGAGCGTCACGCCTTATTATAGGTCACTTTTCCAAACGCTACATACAAGGCGAGAAACCTCTTCTCGATGAGGCTGCCGCAATATTTCCATCGACAATCCTTGCCAATGAAGGTCTGAGAATAGATCTCGAATAA